TTCTATAGCTGGCTATTTAATAAAGGCCTATCAGCAAAAACCACACGATTATAAAGCCATGTATTTAGGACAAATCAGCATCTCACTTTCAGTCACGCAGCAGTATTTTCATCATGTTGCTCACTTGATAGACAGCCAACCCACTCGCAGTCACGAGCTTGCCATTCGTCAGTTAAGAGCAAACGTCGAGCAGCTGGCACGCGATGTTGTAGAAGCCGTTGGACAAGCGCTAGGCGCAGCGCCCTTTTGCCGTAATGCTCATTTTGCAAAGCTATCAGCGGATTTGCCTGTTTTTATTCGACAAAGTCATGGCGCGTTTGATTTACAAAGAATTGGGGAGCTGTCGAGTATATTAGCCACTGACTTAAACAATGACTCCATTAATGAGCAGGAAAACATATGGCAACTGTGACGACCAATATGTCAGAAAACCTCTCATGGTCTGACTTAACATTTAGCGATAACAATACAAAGATCGGTACTGACGCTATAGCCAATCGTACAGTCACAGCTGAACACAACCATCCAATTGTCGGTGATCGAGTTATTGAAGGTGTTGGTACGAGTCCAGATACTTGGCAAAATTGGCAAGGACTACACGCGTTACCTCGATTAAATATTGCACAAAACTTTTTACCGCATCAGCGTGTGTGTATCTTTGCGCCCCATCCTGATGATGAAATTTTGGGCTGCGGCGGTATGCTGCAACAACTGGCAGCGCACGGGAATTCTATCTTGCTTATCCATGTGACCAACGGTACCCAAAGCCACCCAGACTCACAAATTTATCCACCGCAAACATTAGATATCATTCGCCCGCAAGAGAGCCTTGCGGCTTTAAACGCATTGGGCGTGGCATCACAAGTCACGTCAATTTTTCTAGACTTGCCTGACGGTGATGTATTTGCACGGCAAGAGCAGTTTAATAAAAAATTGGATACTATCATTCAGCCTGAGGATATTTTGGTAGCACCCTTCATTCATGACGGACATCCTGACCACGAGGCAACCGGACAAGTCGTTGCTGCATTCGCCAAAAAGCATCATCTGATCTTTTATCAAGCACTCATTTGGGCATGGCATTGGGCAAAGCCTGACGATAGGCGCATTCCTTGGCACATTGCCGTCAGACTTGACTTAACAGCTGAGCAATTAGCGCGTAAAGCGCAAGCGATCAACTGTTTTGCTAGCCAAATCACCGCTGATGAAAGTACAGGCAATCCGCCTATTTTATCGGCTCAAACCATTGCCAGAATTAGCCAACGCTGGGAGGTTTATTTATATGAATCACATCTCTAAATCTATAATAGCAGATGATACTCCTGCTATCGCTCACTCTGATAATTATTCACAGACCTATTTCGATGCGTTATACAGTGACAACACTGACCCGTGGGAGTATCAGACGCGCTGGTATGAAAAACGCAAGCGTGATATGTGTCTTGCGGTATTGCCTCAAAATCAATATGACAATGCGATTGAATTGGGCTGCGGCAATGGTGTGTTTAGTGAGTTACTTGCCCGCCGTTGTCAGGCGTTGGTGAGTATAGATAGTAATCAGCAAGCAGTAGCACTTGCCAAACAACGCTTGGCCAAATCCTCTCATGTAAAGGTCATACAAGGCGTTATTCCTCATACTTTATCGACCCTAAGCAATGTATTACTCGACGCTTATCCTTTAGCAGACGATTCACCTACCCACCAATCGTCCTTTAATTTGATTGTCATTAGCGAGATTTTATATTATTTATCGCCCGCTGATATTGATACCGTTATTACTTGGATTCAGCAAAATCTTGCTATCGGCGGCACGTTACTCTGCTGTCATTGGCGTTATCCCATTGATGGGTTTGAGATGACAGGTGAGACGGTACACCAACGCTTATATCAAGCGTTTGATTTGTCCAATACTGTATCCAGTAATAAGGCATTCAACGAGAGGAAACAGCAAGTAGATTTTTCGCATCAAAGCAAGCTAATAGATACTGACTTTTTACTAGACGTTTGGCAAAACTCTCCAAAATCGGTCGCCATGCAAGAAAACTTGATATAACAAGTGTGAGAGTAAGACAATGCGAGGGAGACGCCACTATGGAAAATAGCGACATGGCTGAAATGAAAATTGGTATTGTGATTCCCGCTCATAACGAAGCGATGACTATTAGCGCTTGCCTAAAGTCCATTCACAAAGCCATTACTCAACTGCCCTCAACTATCTTGGCATATCCGCTCGTGGTGCTTGATGGCTGTACCGACGAGACGTTGGCGTTAGTCAAAAATGCAGGTGTGGATTACATAGAGTGTGATTATCACTGTGTGGGACGAGTGCGAGATATAGGTATTCGCCACGCTATTAAAAATGGCGCAACTTGGATAGCCTGCACAGACGCGGATTCAATCGTGACACCAGATTGGCTTGTGCAGCAAGTCATTCATATCGAGCAGCAGGCTACCGATATGATTTGCGGTGTGGTAAGTGTTGATAACTGGGCACATTTGACGACACAAACGCAAAAAGACTATATCGCGCATTATCAAGATATGATGGGACATCGTCACATTCATGGGGCGAATTTAAGTTTTAGCAGCAAATCCTATCTCGCTGTTGGCGGCTTTGCGCCTCTACCCTGTCATGAAGATGTAGATTTGGTCAAAAGATTCGAAGATCAAGATTATGCCATTACTTGGAGCAATCGTGTCCGTGTGATTACCAGCAGTCGTCTAGATGCTCGAGCAAATGAAGGCTTTGCGGCATTTTTGGCAAATCTAGAGAAAGACAATTTATAAAGTACTCGTATTAGATATATGGCACAGCTGACTTATCAAAAATATAGAGCTGAGAAAATCACCTTTTATACAAACCAAAACGTTCTATCGTTACTCTTCAGGTAATGCCTAAACCTTATTGAAAATAGCCACATAAATGAACGTGAAAGCTACGATACATAACCGTAGCTTTTGACTTACTCAAATTTTTATAACTGGCCTAGTATTTATTTATAACTAGTATCAAACCCAACCTGCCTCCAGCAGCTTCTCAGTATTGCTCACTTTAAACTCACTATATAAGTCAAAAAATGCCATTGGGTCTTCAACATTATCGAGCAACTCTCGTTTTTTAAGTGCCACAAACATGGCTAGTGCATAAGCGGCGCAGTGAATCTTTTTCTTAGGATTAAACTCAAGATCCGTAAAAGCCTGATACTGCATTACTTCTTCATGCAGCTGAGTATTTTGTTTTAGGGCATTCACATACAGCCAATCATAAAACGTGGTCAGTGGCTCGACACTCCATTCCATACCAAAATAGTTATAGCCAATCAGTTCACCTGAGGTCATTAAGCGCTCATCTCTTCTGGCTTGTCTTGGCGGCGCACTTAGCAAATCAGTATAAGGGCCACCATCCTCAAAAATCATACTACTTTGAAAGGCATTTTCGACACTATACTGACTACCATCATCATTTGTAAGTTTTAAGCTCAGTGGGCTAAGCAAAAAACTCAGCTTATTGCCTGATTTACTGGACATCTCCAAGACATTATTAAAGCCGTATTTCTTACGGATAACTTGATGCAAGTCATTGATAGTTTTTTTCTTTTGTCTACTTGCGAACCCTACATGCCGCTCGACCCTGACCATGTCCGTTTTTACCAGATTGTCACTGTTGACGCGAGGCATAAATACGGGTTTGAGCTCTACGGGATTTTTTCTTTGTTCGATAGGGTTCTGTCTTTGTTCCATAACCATGTGCCTTATATCAACGATCTTGCATAAATGTTCTTTTTTAACAGGTTTGCTTCACTGTATTTTACATCTCTATATCGCGACGCTCTATTGCTACTGCCCTTATTGGACGCTGGTGAATGCTACTGTATATTTCTGAATAATGCCATCAAATAACGTCTTTTCATGCTCATACTTGTATCAAATATACTCATTATCTCAGCACCATCACTCAGTTTTGGCAGGAAAAACCACCGTCTCATCTTCTTCCTGCCACGGTTGGAACTTGACCATGGCTTGCAAAAATAACGGATGCGCTAACCAGTTTTGTAGCCATTGCTGTAATTTTGGATACGGTAGACTATAAAAAGTATCGCGATCTACATGGGCGAATTGGCGCACAAAAGGCATGATGCCGATATCAGCAATGGTTACGCTATCACCTAATAGGTAGCGATTTTTGGTCAGTAGATTCTCTAAAATCTGTAAGAAGACCTCCCCTTGCTCCCGATATTCAGTTTGGGTCATCTCAGGATGACGATCAGCATATTTATAACGATCCAGCCAATGCTTAAAGTCATTGTCATTTTGCGCAATCAACGCATTGGCTTGAGACAAGATACCTTTATCCAATAGTCCCTGTGGATCACTCTGCTCAAGCGCCCACACCATGATTTCTTGGCTTTCTTCAATCACAGTTTCATTTGTTAGTTGTAAGACAGGTACTGTACCTTTTGGACTAATCGCCAGCATTTGAGGTGGTTTGTTTTTTAAAACGATTTCGCGTAGCTCGACAGACATGCCTGCAAACAAAAGGCCGAGACGAGCACGCATGGCATAAGGACAACGTCGGAATGAGTATAGGCGATGAAGGGATAATGTCATAGATATTTTACGCAGTTAAATAAATGTACTCAGGTTCACTGGTGCTAGTGATTATTAGATTTAGATATCATTTTTGATCTTGGTTATATATTAAGGTCGATAAAAGAATGCAGCTAATCAGACAGAGGCTGTCAAAAGCTGCATGAATTTTGACAAAAAATAGTGCTAGATGACGCCTAAACCACTTAGGAGCAATTGACTACCCGCGAATAGGAGCAAAATGCCAAAAGCACGTTTCAGCATCAAGGCAGGCAGTTGATGGGCAAGCTTAGCACCAATTTTTGCTGTGATAAAGCTGGCGACAGAAATACAGAAAAAACCACTGATATGCACAAAACCAATCGTCCCCTCAGGCAGATTGGTCATGTCTTTACCAAACCATGCAAAGCCTGCTGCGCCAGCCAAAGCTATCGGTAAACCACACGCGGCGGCCGTCCCTACCGACTGCTTCATGGACAAGCCCGCCCAATTCAAGAACGGAACCGTTAAGCTACCACCGCCAATACCAAAAATAGACGAAGCCAAACCAATACCCGTACCTGCACCAAACTGAACACTTGGCGGCGTCAAAGGTTTTTTTGGCTGCTCTTTGTTCGAAAAGAAGAGCATTTTTAGCGCAATCAGTAAGGCGCCAACACCAATGATGGCTTGTAAAGAGTCGCCATCAATAGCATCAGCGACACCCGCACCCACAAGGCTACCGATAACCAAGCCTAATGCCATATTACGCCAGATATCCCAGCGTACACCGCCACGTTTATTGTGGGCTGTTAAAGAGCTGATCGAGGTCACAACGATAGTGGCAAGAGACGTCCCAACCGCTAGGTGAGTCACCACCTCAGGCGAAAACTGATAAGAAGTAAAAATCCATACCAAGACGGGCACGATAACCATGCCACCACCCACTCCGAACAAACCTGCACAAACGCCGGCAAATGCTCCTGCAATAACAAACCACACATATAACAACATCGGACCTGCCTTTTATTTACTCATCTTTGGTGGTGCTTATCTTTAACCGCACTTGCGTCTATTTGTTTTTTACTACCCATTCTAACAAGCCATCAACATGGCGAAAGTCATCCCAGCTTCGGCAAGGTAGATGTGGCATCAAGTTGTTGATCATTTTAGAGAGTGCATTGCCAGGACCCATTTCGATAATCATACTGGGCTGATATTCTTGAATGGTTTCCATACACGTATACCAATCCAATGGATGATCAATTTGACTTGAGAGAATCTGTAGACCTTGTTTGGCAGCGTAGTATTTTATACCCTCAGTCGCGCTAATAATAGGGGTTTGCATCATTGGCATAGTCATTGCGTCGGTATAGGTTCGGAATTTTTCGGCAGCGGCTTGCATCATTTCGGTATGAGAAGGGACAGATACGTTAAGTAACTTGGTATTTCGTGCGCCTAGTGTTTGCGCCAGTTGTTCCGCTTGACTTAGTTTTTCATTGTGCCCAGCAATGATGAATTGATCTTCACCAATTTTAATGGATAAGTATGTGTTGGTTTCTAAGAGTAATTTTTCAAGTTCGCTACTATGTAGCCCTTGCACAGACAGTAAACCACTAGAAGCCGAGACATCTTCTTCCATGAGTTTGGCTCTTTGCTGAACCAGTGTCAATCCCGCCTCAAAATCCAGCTCTGCGCTACAACAAAACGCATTGATTTCGCCCAATGAATAGCCTGCAAAAGCGATGGGCTTGTCAATCATTTGGCGCAGCTTCTGCCAACGATGGTACTGTAAGGTATAAATAAAAGGCTGTGCAATCTCGTTGCTGAATATTGTTTCGCCAGCAAAAGTACTATCAATATCGTTTGCAAATAGATCCGGCATCATATCTTTTAGCAATGCTTGCTCGTATTCGCTGGTGTCATTTAACACCTCTTCTATATGCCGCTGACCTTGCAAACCTTGCCCACTAAACAGAAGGATTAAACTCATTTTCGACCTTATAAAAGAAAATCGTAACCGCCAACAAATCTGCACTCCCGCCTGGGCTAAGGTTACGGTGAATAAAATAGTCATTGATCGTACTGACTGCTTGACGCCATTTAGGTTGATGGACGCCCCCTGCTTGTAAGAACTGTTTTGCCATAGTCTGGGCATTGGTCAAGTCAACCATGCCGCCGCGCCAAACCAGATTGGTGTCCGATAGAGATGCTATCAACGTCATCAAGGTTTGCATGGCCGCTTTTTCAAAGTCTTGAGTACGATAAAGCGTCTCATAAAAACAAGGCAATGCTAAGTTTTGAATGATTTGAAAACCCGTCGCCACCATTTCTATCGCGCCTGTCACACCATATTTTTTATACATTTGCTGTCCATGGCTGTCAGCCTTGCGCTCTAGTCGATGCGTTAGGTCATACTGCCAGCTTTCGACGATTTGTGCACAAATATTTTGTGTGGTCAGTGTTTGATTGTCTTGTAGACATTTACCAATCGCGGCACTCGCAAAACCCAAGTTAAAAATAGCCCCTTTGTGCGTATTAATATTATTGGTCGCTTGGCGCATCTTTATTTCTTGCTCGATGCCTGCTTTTTTTATATCGTCAAAATCTTTGTTGTCATGACCGTAGGCGCTGAGGGTGGCAAAATACCCTCGCAGCGATTGGATACTGGCGATGAACGTATCATAATTCATATCTGAATGGCTGCCATTGCCTGAAGGGCACACCAATCCCGGTTTGTTGTCAAGGTTGATCTCTTCATATAACGCATCAAGCGCAAAATCATCAATTTGCTGCCAAATGGCCTGCTTAGAAAATAAGACGTCGCTTACGGGCGTCGATAAAACGTTCACACTCATCAGTATTCCATCCTAGTAATACGTCTATTGTTTGTAGCTCAACCTCATGAAGCGTTTTGATAACCACGGTCGGTATATCAGACACTACAGCATGAATAAGCTCATTAAATGACACATCTTCATGTCCATGTAATCTGACTTCCCCATCGATTCGCAAGTTCGCTACAGATAAGGCAAATTGCTTAAAGATTTCAATTGCTATCAATATATCGGCCAGCCTATCCATCTCATGAACATTGATTAAAATATCAAGATCTGATGTAGGCGTGACAAAAGGCAGATTGGTAAAGTATTGATTGGCAAAGGAGCCGTATACATAAACATCGGCTTTCAAATCACGACATTGCCTGACAAAAGACTGCGTCTGTTCTTGAAGGTTTTTAGGAAGACTGGGTATCACTGTCTCAAGTACCAATGGCAAAGTGACGACTTGAGGCGGTGCAGACAGTTCGAGCGCAAGTCTATATTTACAGTGGTTTTCTATGTGGCTGGTGGCTACTTTTAAGACGTGCGCTGTACTTTGCCGACACACTGTGAAAGGCTGCATGGCTTCAATCATGTGGTCAATGGCTTGGATGACAGATAAAGGTACAGAAGCATTTAACAAGGTAAATGCTTCTTCTGGTTGTAAGTAGACTAAGTCATGACGATGCATGCAAACCACCTATCCGTCTATTTAATCATCACTATAAAAATCATAGCGATAAAAATCTAACTGGCATAAATATAAGTGACATGAGAATATGAATCTATGCACTTAATACTGCGTCTACAATCTCATTACACAGCAGACGACCATCTCTTTCTTTAGCGACCTGACGGCGATTATCCGTCAAAAAGTCCTGAATATGCGCCTGTTGTGATTCAATGGCATTTTCTACCAAATGCTCATCAAGATTGACCCATATCTCATCTACTGCACCCATTTTGTAGAAGTTTTCTACGCCCGGTGCAAAGATTGCCGAAGTTTTGGATAAAGACTGAAGCTTGTCTAGCGGTATCTTGGTGACTCTTGACATGGCATTGAGATCCATGACTTTGACTTGGCTAGATTGAAGTGCAAAGATTTGGTTGGCCATCAGACCATAAGATAAAAAGCCGCCACTCACTGCTTCTCCCAAAATAATCGCTAAATTGGGATGCTCACTACGTCTAAGTAAATCGACACAAGCCGCTAGATGCGCAAACGTTCTATTTAGACACAGCAACTCATCGGCGCGAGAAGAATCCTGCCCTTGAGTATCAACAATAAAAACAATCGGTGTTTTTTTGCCTTGAGCAATGACGTCCAAGACTTCATTGGCAAGTCTGATGGCAATAGCCTGATTAATGGCTGCCGAATCGACCGTACCGATAATCTCGACCTTACCTGCTTTGGTCTCGGCACTGCCGCGTATGACCCAATTATCAATTTGATACTCAAGCTCATTGGGAAATAATTCGGCTAAAATAGTTTGTGTTTGCATGATATTATCCTTGTTTGATTGCTCTAACTTGCTTGGCGCTCAGCATAGAAATAGATTCAGGATCGTTTATGTTCATGGCTTCCCAAATAGCGATACTGTCTTTTTCGCCAAACCATTGATCATACTGTTGCTGCAAACCATCCTGCTGTTGCTGCAAATAGGCCAAATCTATATTAGCGACAGATAACTGAATGCCCTCTGCAACTGCTTGAGTAATCTCATTAATATCGTCTTCGACCAATACTTGCACATGGTCAAGCAAATAACGAGTCTTACCACCTGTCACTCGCCATACTAGCGCGCGGTCTTTAGAGTCAAACTCTTCCACACCTTTTAGGGTTTCAATTACTTCTGGCCCTGACAACGCCAAACGTCCTTCTTCGGTCATAATAATGTGCGTGCTCAAACAAGAGCAAATACCCATCCCACCAAATGCGCCATTCGTACCGCCAATGACGGTGACGATAGGAATACCCGCATTACGCACCTTGAGCATTGCGCGCATGATCTCAGAAATGGTAATCAAGCCTGCATTGGCTTCATGCAAACGCACACCGCCTGAGTCGACAAAGAACACCACTGCTTTTGGCTTTTCTTCAAGTGCTTTGAGTAGCATACCCACGATTTTTGCGCCATGCATCTCACCTACTGCGCCGCCCATAAATCGGCCTTCCTGCGCGATGATATAAACAGCATCGTCTTTGATTTTGGCTTTACCAATAATCACACCATCATCAAAACTGCCCGTAATGTCTAATGAGGCAAGGTTGGGACTGGTCGGCACGCTGCCGGGTTTGAGGATTTCTACAAAACTGTCTTTATCAACGATACTGGCAATGCGATTACGAGCGGTCTTTTCATAAAAACTTTTTTGAATGTGTGCATGCGCTTGGCGTGAGTCTTTATTGTTTGAATTATTCATGTGCCTCCCCCTCTAAAATATTAATCGCTTGGCTCAGGCGCAGACTTACGACCGCAGGAGTTGCACCCATATCGTTGATTTCGAACTGTAAGCCGCCAACCGCATAACGATTGACAAATTCTTGAATAACGGCTTCCCAAATATGATCAAAACCCGACACTGAAGTGTTGATAATAAATTTACTTCGTTCGCTATCGTCTAACTCTGAGACCAATATCTCTAGGTTGCCTGAGCCTACCACACCGCAAATAACGTCTTTTGTGGTCACATCAAAGGGTTCTGATTTAAATGTATAATTAATTAAGTTCATAGTTCTATCCTTAGCAGTTTTGTTCGCCTTTTCTAAAACCTGATTACCAGTTTCTAAAACGACTTGGCGGCGCATAGGTGCCGTTAGACCATCTGACCAAATCCTTGACCGATTTTGCCGCCAACAAATCTCTATTTGCTTTTGAGATATCGATACCAAAATCTTCTGGACGCTGGATGATGCCACGCGCGCGCAATTCTTTTACCTTTTCATGATCGCGCTCCATACCGATAGCGGTATAGCCTGCAACACCGCGAATCGCTTGCTCCCGTTCCTCTGGCGTGCGGCACAGCAATAAGTTGGCGATGCCTTCTTCAGTCACAATGTGGGTCACATCATCGCCATAAATCATAATAGGCGGAAAGTCACTGCCCATTTTTTCTTGTAATTGCCACGCATCAAGCTCTTCGACAAAGACAGGATTCATATTTTCGCGGAAGGTTTCGACCAGCTGTACCACAAGCTTACGACCTTTAATCACGCGCCCATCAGTCGCTTCTTGTCCCGCTTTTAGATAGCCGTAACTCGAATGCCTGCGTCCGTGCGGGTCTGACCCCATGTTTGGCGCACCACCAAATCCAGCAATGCGATCGACCGTTGCAGTTGAGCTGTTGCCTTGCAAGTCAATTTGTAGGGTAGAACCAATGAATAAATCACAAGCGTACAAGCCTGCTGTTTGGCTAAAGGCTCGGTTAGAGCGCATACTGCCATCACTACCTGTGAAGAAAATATCAGGACGCTTTTCAATATAATCATCCATGCCCACTTCTGAACCAAAGCTATGAATGCTCTCAACAAAACCACTTTCGATAGCCGGAATCATGGTTGGATGCGGATTGAGTGCCCAGTTCGTACATATCTTACCTTTTAGGTTTAACTCTTCGGCATAGGTGGGCAGCAACAGCTCAATGGCAGCGGTATTAAAACCAATACCATGATTGAGACGCTTAATCTGATACGGTGCATAAATGCCTTTAATCACCATCATAGCCATTAAGATCTGTACATCAGTAATCTGAGCAGGATCACGCGTAAACAGTGGCTCAATATAGTTGGGTCTAGGCGCTACAATGACAAAATCTACCCAATCTGCAGGAATATCAACGCGTGGCACGTCATCTACCAACTCATTGACCTGTGCAATCACGATTCCACTTTTAAAGGCGGTGGCTTCTACGATCGCAGGTGTGTCTTCGGTGTTTGAGCCAGTATACAGATTGCCGTCGGCATCTGCTGAATGGGCTGTGATTAGGCAGACGTTTGGCGTTAAATCAATAAAATATCTGCCGTATAATTCAAGATACGTATGAATTGAGCCAATGTGAATCTGTTGTTTTTGAACCAATTTTGCCAATCGTAAGGCTTGTGGACCTGCAAAAGAAAAATCGACTTTGCTAGCAATCCCTTTTTCAAATATGTCGATGTGACTGGGCAATGCCAATACCGACTGCAAAATATGCAAGTTGTTCAGGACATCAGGATTACATTGAGAGAGACATTCGGACAAAAAGTCAGCTTGTTTTTGATTGTTACCTTCTATACAGACTTTGTCTTCACGAGCAATGACGGTTTCGAGCAGCTCAACCACTCTATCATTTGGGACTAGTTTTTTTAGTCCCTTGTCAGCCGCGACATTGATCTTTGCCAGCCGTTTGGTTTTTTGTGTGTCCCATGTGGTTTCGTTTATGGTTGTGTTCATAAGATTCCCTTTTTCTATTTATCAAAAACTGGTTATCAAAAGTCGGGCTATTAAAAATTTGGTTGTCAAAAGGCTATTTATCCAAAAAAGGCATTTAGCGTTAAAAAGAATATAGACGGTCCTAATAAAGCCCCTAGTCCTGTATAAAAAGTAGCGACCAAAGCACCATATGGTACCAATCGTACATCTGTACCCGCCAATCCGGCTGCCACGCCACTAGTCGTTCCTACTAAACCACCAAAAATCATGGCTGAGCGAGGGCTTTTGAGATACATAAATCGAGCAAGCAGCGGTGTTGCAATCATAAAAAATACGGCCTTGATCAAACCAATGGCAATAGATAAAGCGATCACATCAGAGCTTGCTCCAATTGCTGTCCCTGTAATAGGTCCTACAATATAAGTCATCGCGCCTGCACCAATGGTGGTCATAGAGACAGCATCTTTATACCCCAACGACCATGCGACACCAGCCCCTACCACAAATGGTATGACGCAACCTAATATCAAGGCAACAATACCAATTTTCCCAGCATTTTTTATCTCTTTTACATCGACTTCAAAAGCCGTTGATGAGATAGCAAGATCACGAAGCATCGACCCCC
This is a stretch of genomic DNA from Psychrobacter alimentarius. It encodes these proteins:
- a CDS encoding PIG-L deacetylase family protein; translation: MATVTTNMSENLSWSDLTFSDNNTKIGTDAIANRTVTAEHNHPIVGDRVIEGVGTSPDTWQNWQGLHALPRLNIAQNFLPHQRVCIFAPHPDDEILGCGGMLQQLAAHGNSILLIHVTNGTQSHPDSQIYPPQTLDIIRPQESLAALNALGVASQVTSIFLDLPDGDVFARQEQFNKKLDTIIQPEDILVAPFIHDGHPDHEATGQVVAAFAKKHHLIFYQALIWAWHWAKPDDRRIPWHIAVRLDLTAEQLARKAQAINCFASQITADESTGNPPILSAQTIARISQRWEVYLYESHL
- a CDS encoding class I SAM-dependent DNA methyltransferase, producing MNHISKSIIADDTPAIAHSDNYSQTYFDALYSDNTDPWEYQTRWYEKRKRDMCLAVLPQNQYDNAIELGCGNGVFSELLARRCQALVSIDSNQQAVALAKQRLAKSSHVKVIQGVIPHTLSTLSNVLLDAYPLADDSPTHQSSFNLIVISEILYYLSPADIDTVITWIQQNLAIGGTLLCCHWRYPIDGFEMTGETVHQRLYQAFDLSNTVSSNKAFNERKQQVDFSHQSKLIDTDFLLDVWQNSPKSVAMQENLI
- a CDS encoding glycosyltransferase, with protein sequence MKIGIVIPAHNEAMTISACLKSIHKAITQLPSTILAYPLVVLDGCTDETLALVKNAGVDYIECDYHCVGRVRDIGIRHAIKNGATWIACTDADSIVTPDWLVQQVIHIEQQATDMICGVVSVDNWAHLTTQTQKDYIAHYQDMMGHRHIHGANLSFSSKSYLAVGGFAPLPCHEDVDLVKRFEDQDYAITWSNRVRVITSSRLDARANEGFAAFLANLEKDNL
- a CDS encoding DarT1-associated NADAR antitoxin family protein gives rise to the protein MEQRQNPIEQRKNPVELKPVFMPRVNSDNLVKTDMVRVERHVGFASRQKKKTINDLHQVIRKKYGFNNVLEMSSKSGNKLSFLLSPLSLKLTNDDGSQYSVENAFQSSMIFEDGGPYTDLLSAPPRQARRDERLMTSGELIGYNYFGMEWSVEPLTTFYDWLYVNALKQNTQLHEEVMQYQAFTDLEFNPKKKIHCAAYALAMFVALKKRELLDNVEDPMAFFDLYSEFKVSNTEKLLEAGWV
- a CDS encoding glutathione S-transferase — translated: MTLSLHRLYSFRRCPYAMRARLGLLFAGMSVELREIVLKNKPPQMLAISPKGTVPVLQLTNETVIEESQEIMVWALEQSDPQGLLDKGILSQANALIAQNDNDFKHWLDRYKYADRHPEMTQTEYREQGEVFLQILENLLTKNRYLLGDSVTIADIGIMPFVRQFAHVDRDTFYSLPYPKLQQWLQNWLAHPLFLQAMVKFQPWQEEDETVVFPAKTE
- a CDS encoding sulfite exporter TauE/SafE family protein, which translates into the protein MLLYVWFVIAGAFAGVCAGLFGVGGGMVIVPVLVWIFTSYQFSPEVVTHLAVGTSLATIVVTSISSLTAHNKRGGVRWDIWRNMALGLVIGSLVGAGVADAIDGDSLQAIIGVGALLIALKMLFFSNKEQPKKPLTPPSVQFGAGTGIGLASSIFGIGGGSLTVPFLNWAGLSMKQSVGTAAACGLPIALAGAAGFAWFGKDMTNLPEGTIGFVHISGFFCISVASFITAKIGAKLAHQLPALMLKRAFGILLLFAGSQLLLSGLGVI
- the mdcH gene encoding malonate decarboxylase subunit epsilon, whose product is MSLILLFSGQGLQGQRHIEEVLNDTSEYEQALLKDMMPDLFANDIDSTFAGETIFSNEIAQPFIYTLQYHRWQKLRQMIDKPIAFAGYSLGEINAFCCSAELDFEAGLTLVQQRAKLMEEDVSASSGLLSVQGLHSSELEKLLLETNTYLSIKIGEDQFIIAGHNEKLSQAEQLAQTLGARNTKLLNVSVPSHTEMMQAAAEKFRTYTDAMTMPMMQTPIISATEGIKYYAAKQGLQILSSQIDHPLDWYTCMETIQEYQPSMIIEMGPGNALSKMINNLMPHLPCRSWDDFRHVDGLLEWVVKNK
- the mdcB gene encoding triphosphoribosyl-dephospho-CoA synthase MdcB, translating into MSVNVLSTPVSDVLFSKQAIWQQIDDFALDALYEEINLDNKPGLVCPSGNGSHSDMNYDTFIASIQSLRGYFATLSAYGHDNKDFDDIKKAGIEQEIKMRQATNNINTHKGAIFNLGFASAAIGKCLQDNQTLTTQNICAQIVESWQYDLTHRLERKADSHGQQMYKKYGVTGAIEMVATGFQIIQNLALPCFYETLYRTQDFEKAAMQTLMTLIASLSDTNLVWRGGMVDLTNAQTMAKQFLQAGGVHQPKWRQAVSTINDYFIHRNLSPGGSADLLAVTIFFYKVENEFNPSV
- the mdcG gene encoding malonate decarboxylase holo-[acyl-carrier-protein] synthase, which encodes MHRHDLVYLQPEEAFTLLNASVPLSVIQAIDHMIEAMQPFTVCRQSTAHVLKVATSHIENHCKYRLALELSAPPQVVTLPLVLETVIPSLPKNLQEQTQSFVRQCRDLKADVYVYGSFANQYFTNLPFVTPTSDLDILINVHEMDRLADILIAIEIFKQFALSVANLRIDGEVRLHGHEDVSFNELIHAVVSDIPTVVIKTLHEVELQTIDVLLGWNTDECERFIDARKRRLIF
- the mdcE gene encoding biotin-independent malonate decarboxylase subunit gamma; amino-acid sequence: MQTQTILAELFPNELEYQIDNWVIRGSAETKAGKVEIIGTVDSAAINQAIAIRLANEVLDVIAQGKKTPIVFIVDTQGQDSSRADELLCLNRTFAHLAACVDLLRRSEHPNLAIILGEAVSGGFLSYGLMANQIFALQSSQVKVMDLNAMSRVTKIPLDKLQSLSKTSAIFAPGVENFYKMGAVDEIWVNLDEHLVENAIESQQAHIQDFLTDNRRQVAKERDGRLLCNEIVDAVLSA